GTATAAGTGTAATCAAAGGCGCGCTTTAAGTGCGCTTAAGCCCTAAAGCAAGGCTCAAAACGTGTTGAGCGCTTCACCTCGCTTTAAGTGCGCTTCAGTGTCGTCATCAAAGTTCTAAGACAAACTTTTCCTTGTCAATGAGTCTCTTATGAAGAAGTGTCACTAAACGATTGATATTtgaatttatcataaaaaaatcaaatttatttggtCATATATTAgcattcatgtttataattattagttttgGACTAtacatacaaattttattttttctccctTTATCGTTAAAGCCCACACTTTATTTGCTCTTAAAGCTCCACGGACCTTAGAACTTTTTTCCGCTTTTCGCTTTTAATAACACTGGTCACTATAACAGGCCTATTATTACAAGAAACAACATCCATTCTTGAATGTGTAGTCTTTAGCCTCATCCTTAAAACACATTATGCAGACAGATTATATGATGTTGTCCCATACAAATTCAAAGATAAGATTGCATGATACTCGTACAAATTCAAAGATAAGATTGGATGATACTCATACAAATTCAAAGATAAGATTGCATGATACACTTTCTTTTCATTTCTCCTGCCTTTTATTTTGCCTTGCATTGTTTCCCTATTATCCAGATGCACCATTGAAAAACTTCTGTTTTTTGatgattaagaaaaaataagaagtgAAGTTTTTGTGAGTTGCTTTTAGTTTGGACAATTGAGCCGTCCGTTTCTTTTTTCTGGAATTTGTTTTTGTGATAATAGCTTTGCTGCATTGTCTGTGGTGGATATGTGGAGAAACTGCAGATACTAAAAGCTTTCTATTGAATTTGACCTTTATAGTTAATTCTATGCTGTGTTAGATGCTTTATAACAGTGGTTGATAAGTAGCGTGTTTCAGAACTTGTTCACACTCAAATTTCTAGGTTCTTACTCTTTGTTTGGATTGCAGATGTTTCATTTGATGCCAACACCCCAAGGGAGTTTCTATGTATTGAATGACATATTCCGGTTGAACTATGCATGAAGAAGGGTACTGGGTTGAATTGTCTTTTgttcttgttttctttgtttgaaCAAAATTTACTGAATATATTCTAAGAATTTGAAAGGCATTGCTTCAAAAGACTGGTTTGCTGGTTGTGGCTTGATTAGTGATCAATGGATTTAACTTTATTAAAAAGCTAATGGTAGCTTCCTTCTTGCGGGATTTATATGCTTTAAATGTTGCTGCTTCTAAGGCTCAGTTTCTCACTGTCTGAACTCCTATGATGGATGTTATTAtcattttctctttgtttggaTTGTCACCTTTAATATTTTAACCTGATGACAAGTTTTGGGTAATTGAGCGATTTTATATTGGGAGAGGTTTCTTACCAACAATTGGGGAAAAGAGtggaaatgttttttttttaaattaaaaaaatataacagtAGAAAGATAGAAATGGATATGTTTAGTTTTTAGAAGTTTTGGCACAAACGATTCTCGTAGCCAAGTTTCTTCCAACTCAATTACATGTATCTATTTGCTATTTTGCTTCAGGAAAGGCGAAACCTTTTGATTCTTCATCATTTGGTGGCCAATTTCTTGTAAAAACAGAAATAAGGTAGCATAACATTGTCTAAAAGcaaagaatttattttaatgcATGTTCATGGGGAGAATCAGAATGTTGATTTCGAAAGCAACCTACTGAACATCAAAAAATCAAAAGCAGCAGCCCCACTAATAGAGACTTAAGGTTGTGGTCTAAGCAAAGGATAAATTGTGAATTCAAAATAGTAATCTTGTGTATAAATTCCACCCAAAGCAAACTAGAAAAACATTGAGTTTCTTGGGAAATCAATACTATACTTATCTAATCCAAAAGATAATATAGAGAGGAAAATGTCTGATTGGGGTCCAGTGTTTGTGGCGGTGGTGCTATTCGTTCTGTTAACGCCGGGTCTGCTGGTTCAGGTGCCGGGTCGCAGCCGATTTGTTGAGTTTAGCAACTTTCAGACGAGTGGAGTGTCGATATTGGTTCACTCACTAGTCTATTTCGCCCTCATTTGCATCTTCTTATTAGCCATTGGGGTTCATATGTACACGGGTTAAACCCTTTACTCTGTGATCATGCTCCACCATTGTTTTGCTACTATTTTGGTTGCGTCAGAATTggcttctttctctcttttttaccATTCAAATTTCAGTTCAATCTATTTATGATTTGAGGTGATGTATCAtcaataaatgattttttttttaaaaaaaatgtagtcTTTCTTTCTAGTCCTGATTTCAACAAGAGGAACACACCATGTGATATTGATTGTTGCGTGGGGCCATCATAGTGGCAATTCATGCTTGTTGAATtgcatgattttaaaaaatctggAATCATTCGCTTAGCAAAAAATGCTATGCTCAAATCAATTATTTGCGGATGTTTGGATTTTCACCTAAAATAAAGTGATTGCTAATATACAATTATTAGGGGACTATCCCtttattaaattcaataataataatattaaaaggtCACCAATAATTGagtcaataattaaaaaagaaaagaaaaaaacttagcTGAGAGgatagaaacctgtaagtgaaATGAAtcgaaagagaaaaataaaataaaatggaactATCAATCAAACTGAAACTGGTGATATAAATTAAACTAGAGTAGAAAGAACTGAAGTAGTGCATTCAGAATAGAAAAGTAAATGTTGCACATTCATAAGTGGAAAATATAGTATAGTAAATCCCCTGAATTAAGCATAGAGATGTATATTGAGAATGACAAGTAAAAGCATAAGAAACAAACCAAAGAAGAGAGTGTGAAGCAACATAGAAACGATACTGGTCTTCATGTTCATGAAATCGACAGGCCTATGCTTTCCTGGCATTTGAAATATAAGTCCTGGACACAGAAATCCAAATAGCGCTGTTGCTATGATCGGAGCTGCCCAATCCTTCATCTTCTTTATGTTGtctgtttttgattttttgagatCGATCAACCCTTCAAATTTCAAGGTAAAGTAGCTTTAATAAGAAAATGATATTCAGAATCCCATTCCCCGACAACTTTTCGAGTACTAGTGGTGTGTTAGTTGGGGTGGATAAGTTCAATAATGTCCTCCTACTTTTTCAGAAATATGCTACTTCTACTATGAACTCCAACATCGGTCTGTTTGGATTAACtttttacttataaattataAGTTAAAATGTCATAATTTATGGTTTTTGACCTATTTTTATTATGTGCGCTTTAAAATAACggcttataaatattttttaattttttactcaaacactttaaaattatttttgctcGAAAACAGTAAAACAAACACTTGCTTTGTTTGAGAAAGAGATCCGCAATTCACAAAACGCTAAAATTATATCTATATGATTTACGAGCTATGAATTCAACAACTTCTCTTATTCAACATACTAGTACCTCTTTAATGTAGTTTGACCTTAATAAACAACATATTTTACTCACTTCTTTTTATCCTAAGCACTTTCGGCTGTTAACAGctcacatatataatttaaatttgtttcttctattgtatttttttaaaaaatatcttgtttcttttttagtaattttttaatttttaattattaagcatcacaaaattaaaaaatattttgatttttttaaaaaaatgctaaatagtcaaaaaaattaaaaatattattttattttaaaataaactgatTCCCCCGAcccattttttaattaaaaaaatacaaatatttaaaaaaataaaataacataaaaaataatcatttccaccaaatttctttttcttattttaaatatctttaatttaaggCTATAATTTACTCATCAACTTTTATTTACAAATAGAGGGAGTAGTAAATGGAATTTGATTAGACAGCATGTGgttgtaaaaagtagagaaattAAAAGGAAGAGGTGAAAGTGAAAAAAGGGAAAGGGGATGATGTATTCACATTATCCGACCACCTCATGGGAAATTAAATCTTCCCATACGGTATTGTGGCATCATGTCTCTTTACTCACTACTTACTAGGAACAGTAAAAGTCTCTTAACAAAAAGCTAATAAACATCTTAACTAAAATTAGGGGATTATTAAAAACGATTTTGGGGGCATCCATgcaactagaaaaaaaaaatacgaaGTTATCAACTTACCAaaattttttagtaaatttggCATTCTTTTATTTCTAGTAGTACTTTTAAACCAGAAAGGAAATAGAAAACTCCACATTTGTGTAAAACTTTAATCAACTCGAtggaaaatatttaaatcaatTTGGTGCAGGTTATTcgctatttaaaaataatttatcatccAACCTCTCCTGTTATTTCTCTATAACCTTAATCAAATACTAGAAGCAAATTAAAAATTCCTCTTCAAAAGTATCCTGTCATCCAATTCTCTCAGGTTATTTCTTTACCTTTCATAGTAGTAACTTTTATAAAAACTTTAGAGATAAGGTATCAAAATACATCTAaacaatacatttttttttgaattttatatctaaattattgaaagtttgagtttcatacctaaactatcactttttagtttgaaaaTTACATCTCTCTTTTATACCAATCTCATCATGGTATGTGTAATACacactctctcttttattttaaagaatatttcaaccttgacaaaaaataaataaattagtattagttaatattaaaaattaaaaaactattataaaaaataatattttctttataaaataaaacgtaaaatatttttcttaccccaCGCCATTTTTTAaagttctttattttgtttaaatttcttttataaaagtatttcattttttcttcatctCCTCCCCCTCATCAAAtactaatttagatattattttattttcttaaaaatataattctaccTATCCCATTTAACCTccgctttcaatttttttcctctgtgtttagatatacatatcgaaattattttttaatggcCGCTAcaatactttttatattttttagttgtttatgtATATTCGGTATActagtagaatttttttaaaaaaaatatatgtacgtgCATATCtaacataaaataagaaaaacgtaaaaaaaagaaaaattaggagcggaaaattaaataggatgggatagatttttttaaataaaataatatcaatttctatCGGGGGAGGAGGAGAGGaggatgaaatatgaaatttttaaaaatattttataaatgatttttaaaaaaaaataaggatggGGTTGTCGCGGGGGAGGGGGTACgtggaggaggtggtggagtgagataagaaaaataatttaattttttatatggatagtaatttttaattttttaattaatattaattttttattatttaatttttatttaaataaaatattttatttatatggaaTGTCATGTGTCAAAgctttttcatataaaagagagATGCTCTACACACACTATTGATGTGTTTATCAAACtagaaaagtaaaaatttaaatatgaaatttacactttcaataatttaaatatgaaactaaaaaaaataaataaattaaatatatttttgacacTTGTCtcaaaactttataaaaaaattttttgttCCTCTGACTTAAATCCAGCAGAATATGTTCTCCACAATGTgcgcctttttttttttcctacaTAAAGTTGAAGGGGTATGGTATTCATCACCaacttataatataaaattgaatttactgtttttcattattttgcTCTCTTTTTAATTCCTCCCAAATATGTTTAGCAGCTATGATAGAAACAAAGGAAGTGAAAAAAAGTGTCTTCCTTTTGGGGCCTCTTCAGTAGATTATAACCTACTGTTTATTAAgattatataattattgataCTCATCaaattacatattaattaaGTGAGAAGAATTTCTTTCACTCATATGAATTGATTTATCTAGACACCATATATactgaagaaaaaagaaactactgatcttttaaatatataagattTGTGATTGAATTTGCGACCTTTTTGAATTTCTAAATCACTAGCCGTATCTACGTATCCAATCTCCTtggaataatttatttttcaattgtgTCTTGACCCGGAAAAAATTGTTCCCTCCTTTTTTCTATTTCGTtgatgtactttttttttaaaaaaaagacaaaaaattctCTCTCTTCCTTTATTTTCTTGTGAAGCACAATTAACATCAAGAAATTGCCGAAAGTAAATTACTCCCTGTTTAGCATTTCTAGGCTATAGTATTTTAGTCTCTTTATTTTTGAATAGAATTATATGAAtgctttcaaaattatttttatttacataataattaagatcaataattatatttttaaaattatgaaacaagatggtaattttttttaaaaaaatttataattgagTAGTTTTAATGCCAAAATTAAGAATACCACTTGTTTTTTTTGGGagaactattttctttttaattctaaACTAATAGAGGAAAGACTCAAAATAGTCCCTGAATCTTTGGATTTGGGCTCAAAGTGATTCTTGAATTTTCATATGGAGCACTAATAGTTTCTCATGTTTTCAATATCGATGCACTTTTGGTTCTACCctaaaattttatctattttttattattaattttgttcaaaattttatataatgaatgtccaatcatttttttatatatataatagaaataataactcTAACAGATAAACTGTGATAAGAAAAACACTTTGTTCTATTCActagaaattttatttcaacTAAACTAAAAACATCTTAACATATGACTTTgcaggaaaagaaaaaattgtacaattgCATGTGAAATTATCATGATAAATCGCTTGACTTTACCTGCAATAGATTTCTACTAAGCAAAACAAAGTGTTTTCCCTCTCACATTCTTTTATATAGAGTtgttatttctactaaatatataaaataacgaTTGAACATTCTATACATAGGTTATGGataaaattaatgttaaaaaatagataaaattttaaaggagattaaaaaaaacagcattattacaaatataaaatactattaatgctcaatataaaaattcaagaatcacTATAAGCCTCGACCCAAATAAAAGGAActattttgatcctttcctcaaaCTAATACATAATAAATGGCTTTACGTCTCGGATAGATCCAAAAACTCCTAGTGAGTAGTGTCCTTGTCATACGTATACTAATGTTAAAGTAGTGAGTAAACTAGACGTTTCCTCCATCTTCCTCTTGGCTGCGTTCTCCATAAGCTACACCTACACCTATTTTGCGAAAGAAACACCTCTCTGTTAATGGCGGACTGGGGGCCAGTGCTCATCGGAGTAGTACTCTTCATCCTGCTGCAACCTGGGCTTCTGTTTCAGATACCGGGTAACAACCGCACTCTCGAATTTGGGAGCATGAAGACTAATGGAAAGGCGATTGCTGTTCATACTCTTATTTTCTTTACACTCTATGCTATTCTCATTCTCGCTGTTCATGTTCACATCTATACTGGATGATCCTGTAACACTACTACAGATCTGCTACTACCATTTTCACTAATCCAAGTTGTAAGCCCTATTTTCTCACTGTCTATTTCtttgtaattttgtttttcaagagGAAATATCAGAATCGCTGCGTTTATTATAGTTATGCCCTATTTAATTTGCCTGCTGTTTGTCTTGCTTTTATTATAGTTATGCCCTATTTAATTTGCCTGCTGTTTGTCTTGCTTATACAAATGGGTTTGAGTGTCTGAAGTTGGGATCTCTTTTAACTATATTCCGGCCTCTCGAAATCTGAAGAAAACAGAGGCGGTGTCATTGAAACTGTAAGCTGCAGTAGAGTAGGAGCATAATCgattcaaaaattattaattcGTATAGAATTGAGGGGTTAGTTTTAAATTAGTTAGCTACTAAGCTGTAGTAGAGTTGGAGTATAATGATTTCATAATATAGTAGTTCGTATATAGTTGACGACGcctagtttaattaattaacaacgGAAAAATGACTAGTGATCTCATTTCTGCGTTCAACTCCCTTCACCATCAACTGGTAGGTTAAGGTTCAAATCACGCGGAAGGGTAATGGTAACCCTATTGATCCTCTTGGTGGGGGTGGGAAAAACAATTAAGCTATAGACTGCTTCAGTGTTAACTCATTTGCAGCCTCTTATCCTTGGACGGATTCCAGAGTAGTATTTGGATTTCTTGCTAGTAATTTAAAACGGATTCTATAGAGAAATATGCAGGGCTCATCTCGATTTCTTGGACCAGAGATATATGCCATTATGCCCGTATGATTGATGGACTAGGGACTATTTCCGTATTTCTTCAAGTTCCAATTTACTCCTAACTTTAGTTTAATCATTGAGATCTGCAACCCATTGCTTGCGCCTTGAGAACAGAATGATTCTGTCTTTTCGTCTACTAGATGTACTACAATCTTCAGTAAAGCAGGATGCTGcattttgttaatatatatatatcatgttccctgtaataaaataggaaaaaggaaaaaaagagaggagagaTTCTGAATTATGAACCATCAGGAACTGAGAATATGATGAAGTGGTCCAAAAACTTGttcctttcatttgatgaatttgatacACATTTTGATATATAAGGCACAACACTTTGTCAGAGTGTTTCAGTAGATCCAACTagttcaaaagaaaagaaacataagagaaaacaaGAATTCCCTCTTCTGCAAAAGCATTCCAAGAAGAGATGAAAATTTGGCCAAGAAGAAAACTCAAATGCTGCCTTTATTGCTAGTAGTATCAACCCGATCGTATGTGAACACCAATAGCAACTATCAAGATTGTATATATACAGAAGAATAAGATGGCATGAACTAGGATGGAAATCCCACTTGTGTACATGTTCCCGAACTCAATCACTCGAGTCCTTGCTGGTAGCTGAAATAGCAATCCTGGTGACAGTAAGATGAACATCGCCACTGCAACCACCACTGGCCCCCAATCTGCCACCATCTTTATTTCAAGTATCGTGTCTTTTGTTAGGTACTCAAATGTAAGCTTCTCTCTGTTGTGATGTTTGCAGATATAATGGAAATGTGAGTGGTTTTGCTTagtgaagaaggagaagggGATATACTAAACTTGAGGGTTAAAAGCAGGCATTTGTGTTTTAAAGGGGAAGAAAGGTATTAATTGTGTAAGTGGGATTTTTTGCTTTATGGAAGTAGACAGAAAACACCAACTTTGTGTTTAAGTTTCCGATTATTGAAGAACGCGCAAGCTTTTCTTTTGCCTTTGCTTTTCACATAAAATTCATCAAGGTGGGAGAAACTTTCAAAAAGATTTGGAAAAAGTAAGGTGGTGCTGGTGCACGTGGAAAGCAGAGAAAATGCCAAAACTTTGTGCGTTTACATTAATGCAAAATGCTTTAATTTGGCTTAAAGGATGATGTCCGATTACATTGCAGTTTATACTTCAGCTCCTAACTTAGGAatgtttaatttgtattttgatCCATGACAGATGAAAAGAGCTGCCCACTGTGGATTTGCCTTTGCTTACTGCGTTTAGCAAAGAGGCCAATCGTTTCAACTAGGTtcgaatttttcaaatatcaaatcaaattattcgaagggtacaaaatattaacaaaaattttaaaactgtatataaaattttatattaaccaaaacggtaaaatcgctgcacCAACAGCGACTTACCTCAccggaaaaagtaaaatcgctgcctctgcagcgattttgcaaaatgtgatttttttttttttaaaaaaatgaaatcgctgcctaagcagcgatttatagaatttttttttttaaaaaaataagagcagcgatttcaaaaaaaaattaaaaaaattaaaaaaattaaggattcaaaaaaataaatttaagaaataaaggGGAGGATtgagaaagttaagaaataaattaaaagataaaaataatgagcttgtgggggattgaaacGAAAAAGGggaggagaacaagaaagaaataatatggggttgatgggaatcgaactagggtctataccaaatttgaaaaatgcaattatcaaagtttaaaataagattaagtgttgttcaagtgatttgaaatcgggttcccttgcccaatttcgtattgacacataagtcatacgtgagtaaaatattcaagaataatgccatctacatagatcaaaaatcaagatcttggcatatatacaagatacataagtcttgcaatacataatcttaggaaagtaagaatcacttagcgaactatgaatgaagccccatggcttgtatgtatagacacataagtctaacatacattcaaaaattaagtgaacctaagatgtacgtaatgaaatgatgaaccttaGGAGGGTGAAGTACAAGtgtacactaaatggccaaatgcattggcatatgatgagatgaactataaaatgaagaaatgaacattcacgtaataagaggtgagtaactatgaaaaataaaggtgctaataatgaagaatgtggtgacaatcatggtgtgaggctaatgtatatgatgagagcaatctcaaatgagcctaagtaaatgttaccaatacgtactcaccaatgagagtgtaagataatgagagaccagtctctatgaacactctaatgaaaatatttagtttaaaacacttagtactaatgatgagatgagaaatcatctattgagctatgatgtcctcatactagtagtcagcttctatgatgtatgagttgaatgtaatggaactttatactgagcaccgataggctagctatgagcggtgatgccttctttcgagaagggcggaggttcacgtaactctcatgagatgagactgtccggcttgccgggtatgggtctccatacatctcttagtctttgaacctatattgccactatagggatctggcggggttaaattcccatatgcgctagcatgttattgagtcactttggccggtgattccacctctttcggtgtgggggagacactgaatttcatgatgctcacatgatctatgtcggttgaatttaaagttaaagttcccaatgaatgaatgaggtcaacctcaaatgaatcatataaagaaatgaatgataccgaaggtgtttaggatttgataatcaagaggtgagctagattcagaTAATGACATTAgattattcctgatcattgcacagc
This window of the Solanum pennellii chromosome 2, SPENNV200 genome carries:
- the LOC107008675 gene encoding uncharacterized protein LOC107008675 translates to MSDWGPVFVAVVLFVLLTPGLLVQVPGRSRFVEFSNFQTSGVSILVHSLVYFALICIFLLAIGVHITSLINTSLLMADWGPVLIGVVLFILLQPGLLFQIPGNNRTLEFGSMKTNGKAIAVHTLIFFTLYAILILAVHVHIYTG
- the LOC107008674 gene encoding uncharacterized protein LOC107008674; the encoded protein is MKDWAAPIIATALFGFLCPGLIFQMPGKHRPVDFMNMKTSIVSMLLHTLFFGLFLMLLLVILNIHLYA
- the LOC107008673 gene encoding uncharacterized protein LOC107008673; translation: MVADWGPVVVAVAMFILLSPGLLFQLPARTRVIEFGNMYTSGISILVHAILFFCIYTILIVAIGVHIRSG